One segment of Desulfobulbaceae bacterium DNA contains the following:
- a CDS encoding DUF21 domain-containing protein: MLIELCLAVAFAIIVSFLSSLTEAALYSISTSQVEVLAGSGRRSGAILKELKADINKPITAILTINTIANTMGAAIVGAAAAELFGDHTLGVFSFILTLAILVFSEIIPKTLGVSYCQELMPWIAHPLMALVKIFTPLVWLSNHLTRLIEKPGQQSFITAKEIQVIAALSKKSGGITRQEEKIIVNILELKHKTVRKAMTPRTVVFSLNANLTVNEAVLQPEWNFHSRVPVYDKDQGDIVGVVLRNDVLVKIAEGKIDVKLSDLMEPPHFVPESVALPNVLLEFIEHRQHLFVVVDEYGGLTGIISLEDIIEEIMGEEIMDESDRTQDMRALARFRKMTAAAMAESQKHIRPAKK, from the coding sequence GTGTTAATCGAGTTATGTTTGGCTGTCGCGTTTGCCATAATTGTTTCATTCCTTTCCAGTCTCACAGAAGCAGCTCTCTACTCCATCTCTACAAGCCAAGTTGAAGTTCTTGCAGGTTCTGGTCGGCGCTCTGGGGCGATATTGAAAGAACTCAAGGCCGATATCAACAAACCAATTACCGCCATCCTGACCATAAATACTATAGCCAACACTATGGGTGCGGCTATTGTCGGCGCAGCGGCCGCCGAACTTTTCGGTGACCATACGTTAGGTGTCTTCTCTTTTATCCTTACCTTAGCCATTCTGGTTTTTTCGGAAATCATCCCCAAAACTCTTGGCGTCTCCTACTGTCAAGAACTTATGCCGTGGATTGCCCATCCACTGATGGCCCTGGTTAAAATTTTTACCCCCCTGGTCTGGCTCAGTAATCACCTTACTCGATTGATCGAAAAACCTGGGCAGCAATCTTTCATCACTGCCAAGGAGATTCAGGTCATAGCTGCCTTGAGCAAGAAATCAGGCGGCATTACCCGCCAGGAAGAAAAGATTATTGTTAATATTTTAGAATTGAAGCATAAAACCGTACGTAAGGCCATGACCCCCAGGACAGTGGTCTTTTCACTTAACGCTAACTTGACTGTTAACGAAGCAGTCCTCCAGCCGGAATGGAACTTTCATAGCCGAGTTCCGGTCTACGATAAAGATCAAGGGGATATCGTAGGAGTTGTCTTAAGAAATGATGTTCTGGTCAAGATTGCAGAAGGTAAAATCGATGTCAAACTATCTGACCTGATGGAACCTCCCCATTTCGTTCCCGAGTCTGTCGCTCTACCCAATGTTCTCTTGGAATTTATAGAGCACCGTCAGCATCTCTTTGTCGTTGTTGACGAGTACGGAGGGTTAACCGGTATCATCAGTTTGGAAGATATTATCGAAGAGATCATGGGAGAGGAGATTATGGATGAGTCTGACAGAACTCAGGACATGAGGGCCTTGGCGAGGTTCAGAAAAATGACGGCCGCAGCTATGGCAGAGAGCCAGAAGCATATCCGTCCTGCCAAGAAATAA